One Coffea arabica cultivar ET-39 chromosome 5e, Coffea Arabica ET-39 HiFi, whole genome shotgun sequence DNA segment encodes these proteins:
- the LOC140006347 gene encoding uncharacterized protein, which translates to MTGHAPAPRQPYNPYSNMYNPGWRDHPNFSYGGNRQSNFAPTRQQGYQQQYQPRPPPLPSNSSPSMEEMMKQLIANQQKTDSDLQSMRNQLGQIQEMQSQMSQMAMAINRLESQVYEKLPSQLELNLKNVSVMTLRSGKEIQGSKLVTPKDKDKEKIEKELEAENTSTKNPVVLSDPIIDVKTHPPPFPSRLEKSKKQDNEKEILEVLRKVEINIPLLDAIKQVPSPLKETGIIIQLADRTNAYPDGLVEDVLVKVNDLVFPTDFYVLDMDDDHSPDPHLCY; encoded by the exons ATGACTGGTCACGCGCCCGCGCCAAGACAGCCATACAACCCATACTCGAATATGTACAATCCGGGTTGGAGAGATCATCCTAACTTCAGTTATGGAGGAAATAGGCAGTCGAATTTTGCACCAACTAGGCAGCAAGGGTACCAACAACAGTACCAACCTCGCCCGCCACCACTCCCTTCAAACTCAAGTCCGTCTATGGAAGAGATGATGAAACAATTAATTGCTAATCAACAAAAGACGGATTCTGACCTACAAAGTATGAGGAATCAATTGGGCCAGATACAAGAAATGCAAAGTCAAATGAGTCAGATGGCAATGGCAATTAACCGCCTAGAATCCCAAGTTTATGAAAAATTGCCGTCTCAACTTGAGCTGAACCTGAAGAATGTAAGTGTAATGACCTTAAGGAGCGGGAAGGAAATTCAAGGGTCCAAACTCGTGACTCCAAAGGACAAAGACAAAGAGAAGATTGAGAAAGAGCTTGAGGCAGAGAACACAAGCACCAAAAATCCAGTGGTACTTTCTGATCCGATCATAGACGTTAAAACTCATCCCCCTCCATTTCCTAGCAGGTTGGAGAAATCGAAGAAGCAGGACAATGAGAAAGAGATCCTGGAGGTGCTTCGCAAGGTAGAGATCAATATCCCCCTGCTAGACGCAATCAAACAAGTGCCAA GTCCATTAAAAGAAACTGGGATAATAATTCAGTTAGCTGATCGAACCAATGCATACCCTGATGGGTTGGTTGAGGATGTGTTGGTCAAAGTTAATGATTTGGTATTCCCAACTGACTTTTATGTACTTGACATGGATGATGATCATTCCCCTGACCCTCACCTTTGCTACTAG
- the LOC113688326 gene encoding uncharacterized protein — protein sequence MEKIFNHFLQGLFLLYFVSASSAMTTTNITTDQDALLALRARITSQGPHQILLKNWSVSSPVCQWVGVTCGSRHRRVIALDLSNMSLSGIIPSQLGNMSFLVSLNLSRNNFHGELQHEFARLRRLRVLDLDVNNLNGEFPEWFGSLHQLRLLSLNNNSFTGFISTSLANVSTLEKLSLSFNYLQGSIPTEIFKISSLELIFFQGNSLSGSVPDDMCRHLRRLKWIDLSRNKLNGQIPSSIYNCSQLQVLSLSVNHFTGFIPREIGTLKALERLYLYRNSLEGEIPKEMGNLTVLKILGVGGNHITGAIPQEISKLCNLEELYLTLNNITGFIPMQVFNLSQIRILSLTGNQLSGNLPSRMDNGLPNVEEFLLNSNNLGGPIPDSISNCSKLKILELSVNNFTGPIPHYFGDLRHLEFLDLSGNNLMSDYSSSNTQLGWINSLANCKHLTVLGVADNPITGFLPNSIGNLSTLLEQLYAYKCNIRGSIPDEIGNLSSLTTLSLYSNQLSGMLPNTIKNLEKLQQIDLHDNKLSKTSLEYLCVWQNLGGLFLGENQISGSIPECIGNVTSLRFLSLDSNKLNSSLPITVWNLKDLLVLNLSRNYLSGTLPPEIRNLKAAILIDLSINEISGGIPSSIGDMVNLQNLLLAYNRLEGSIPVSIGTTLSLELLDLSHNHLTGTIPMSLENLRYLVHFNVSYNNLSGEIPSKGPFTNFTGESFISNEALCGAPRFHVPTCPGISGGRLRTIKLRRTISVALGAFISVALAIFLGFMYFRRTKKEQVASEGVLPSVATQERISYYKLLQATDGYDESNLLGTGSFGSVYKGTLDDGRIVAVKVFKLQQEGAFNSFDAECEVLRSLRHRNLTKVISSCSNEDFKALVLEFMPNGSLEKWLYSHNYFLEIKQRLDILIDVACALQYLHYGLSTPVVHCDVKPSNVLLDQDMVAHVTDFGVAKLLGHEDSFTYTKTLATLGYLAPEYGLEGQVSTKCDVYSFGIMIMEVFTRKSPNDKMFGENLSLKSWVSDSMPDGLVRVVDANLLKPNHEKLDCISSIMKVALNCTTESPRERSNVHEVLADLKKIKIQLLPCSN from the exons ATGGAGaaaattttcaatcatttcCTTCAGGGACTCTTCTTGCTGTATTTTGTTTCAGCTTCCTCAGCCATGACCACAACCAATATTACCACTGATCAAGATGCTCTTCTTGCGTTGAGAGCTCGCATCACCTCACAGGGCCCTCATCAAATCCTGTTGAAAAACTGGTCTGTTTCTTCCCCTGTATGTCAGTGGGTAGGAGTCACTTGCGGCTCTCGTCACCGTCGAGTAATTGCCTTGGATCTTTCCAATATGAGTCTTAGCGGCATCATACCATCACAGCTGGGAAATATGTCATTTCTGGTTTCCCTTAACCTGAGCAGAAATAATTTCCATGGAGAACTGCAGCATGAATTTGCTCGGTTACGCCGGTTGAGAGTGCTTGATTTAGATGTCAACAATCTCAATGGAGAGTTTCCTGAGTGGTTTGGTTCCTTACATCAACTTCGACTGTTGTCTCTGAATAACAACAGTTTCACTGGCTTCATCTCAACTTCCTTGGCTAACGTTTCTACGCTAGAAAAGTTAAGTCTGTCATTCAATTATCTCCAGGGAAGTATTCCAACagagattttcaaaatttcctcgCTGGAATTGATTTTCTTCCAGGGTAATAGCTTATCTGGTAGCGTTCCAGATGATATGTGTCGCCATCTTCGGAGACTCAAGTGGATTGACCTGTCACGGAACAAGTTAAATGGCCAAATACCATCAAGCATATATAACTGCTCACAACTTCAAGTGCTGAGCCTTTCTGTGAATCACTTCACTGGATTCATACCAAGAGAAATTGGCACTTTGAAGGCACTTGAGCGGCTGTATCTATACAGGAACAGTTTAGAAG gTGAAATTCCAAAAGAAATGGGTAATTTAACTGTGCTAAAAATACTTGGCGTTGGTGGCAACCACATAACAG GTGCAATACCCCAAGAGATCAGCAAGCTATGCAATTTGGAAGAACTCTACTTGACGTTGAATAACATAACTGGTTTCATTCCGATGCAGGTATTTAATCTGTCACAGATAAGAATTCTCTCTCTTACAGGAAACCAACTTTCAGGCAATCTTCCGTCAAGGATGGATAATGGGCTCCCAAATGTAGAAGAGTTTTTACTCAACAGCAACAATTTAGGTGGACCAATACCAGATTCAATCTCAAATTGTTCTAAACTCAAAATATTAGAACTTTCTGTTAACAATTTTACTGGTCCCATTCCACATTACTTTGGGGATCTAAGACACCTAGAATTCCTAGATCTTTCAGGCAACAATTTAATGAGTGACTACTCTTCATCCAATACACAGTTGGGATGGATCAATTCCTTGGCAAATTGCAAACATTTGACAGTACTCGGAGTGGCTGACAATCCAATTACTGGTTTTCTTCCAAATTCTATTGGCAATCTTTCAACTTTGCTTGAACAGCTTTATGCATACAAATGCAACATACGAGGCAGCATTCCAGATGAAATTGGCAATTTGAGTAGCCTGACCACTTTAAGTCTGTACAGTAATCAGTTAAGTGGGATGCTGCCAAATACCATAAAAAACTTGGAAAAGCTTCAACAGATAGACCTTCACGACAACAAGTTGAGCAAAACCTCCCTTGAGTATCTATGCGTTTGGCAAAACTTGGGTGGATTGTTTTTGGGAGAAAATCAAATTTCGGGATCTATTCCAGAGTGCATTGGAAATGTTACTTCTTTGAGATTTCTTTCCCTAGATTCCAACAAACTAAACTCTAGTCTGCCTATCACTGTATGGAACCTGAAAGACTTGTTGGTGCTTAACCTCTCCAGAAACTACCTGAGTGGAACTTTACCTCCCGAGATTAGGAACTTAAAGGCAGcaattttgattgatttgtcAATCAATGAGATTTCAGGTGGTATTCCTAGCTCCATCGGTGATATGGTGAACTTGCAGAACCTTTTATTGGCATACAACAGATTGGAAGGATCAATTCCAGTGTCAATTGGCACGACTTTGAGCTTGGAATTGTTGGATCTTTCACACAATCATCTCACAGGTACGATTCCAATGTCATTGGAGAACCTTCGGTATCTTGTACACTTCAATGTGTCTTACAACAATTTAAGTGGCGAAATACCGTCCAAGGGCCCTTTTACAAACTTCACTGGAGAATCCTTCATTTCAAATGAAGCACTCTGTGGAGCACCTAGGTTCCACGTTCCCACATGCCCAGGTATTTCAGGTGGCCGATTGAGGACCATAAAGCTGCGGAGAACTATATCTGTTGCACTTGGAGCATTTATATCAGTTGCGCTTGCCATATTCCTGGGATTCATGTATTTCAGACGCACAAAGAAAGAACAAGTTGCCAGTGAAGGAGTTCTACCGTCAGTAGCAACACAGGAAAGAATCTCGTATTATAAACTTTTGCAAGCAACTGACGGGTATGATGAGAGCAATCTGTTGGGCACAGGAAGTTTTGGATCAGTTTATAAAGGCACCCTTGATGATGGGAGGATTGTTGCTGTTAAAGTGTTTAAACTGCAACAAGAAGGAGCATTCAATAGTTTCGATGCAGAATGTGAAGTATTGCGTAGCCTTCGTCATCGAAATCTGACGAAAGTCATTAGCAGCTGCTCAAACGAAGACTTCAAAGCATTAGTGCTTGAGTTTATGCCCAACGGAAGTCTTGAGAAATGGTTGTATTCCCATAACTATTTTCTCGAAATCAAGCAGAGATTAGACATATTGATTGATGTGGCATGTGCACTGCAATATCTCCACTACGGTCTTTCGACACCAGTGGTTCATTGTGATGTGAAGCCCAGTAATGTCCTACTTGATCAAGATATGGTTGCCCATGTGACTGATTTTGGTGTTGCAAAGTTGCTGGGGCATGAGGACAGCTTTACATACACCAAAACATTAGCCACACTTGGCTATCTTGCTCCAG AGTATGGACTGGAAGGACAAGTATCAACAAAATGCGATGTTTACAGTTTTGGAATCATGATTATGGAAGTCTTTACAAGAAAAAGTCCCAATGACAAAATGTTTGGCGAAAATTTGAGCCTGAAGAGTTGGGTGAGTGATTCTATGCCAGATGGACTGGTTCGTGTTGTAGATGCCAATCTTCTGAAGCCCAATCATGAAAAGTTGGACTGCATTTCATCAATCATGAAAGTGGCTTTGAATTGCACAACAGAATCTCCAAGGGAGAGAAGCAATGTGCATGAAGTTCTTGCAGATTTGAAGAAGATAAAAATTCAGCTACTGCCATGTTCAAATTAA